From Bradyrhizobium sp. sBnM-33:
AGCAAGCATGTCGCGGTCGTCGACTCCGGCGCGCACCATCATGCCGACGCGGGTTCGATTGAGCGCCAGCCACATCACGATGCCGATTACGACGGCGGCGACGAAGATCACGAGCCGCACCATCGGGTAGCGCAGGTAGACCGCCTCGCCCGACGATTTGACTGCGGTGACCAGCGGCAATTCGATTGGGCCGACCAGCCAACTCGGGGTCTGGATCTGATAGAAATCGCCGCCGAATACCCACAGCATCAGGTCCGCAAACACGATCGAGAGCCCGATCGTGACCATGGTCTGGCGCAAATCCTCGCCCTCCATGCGACGGAAGACGACGATTTGCAGGACGATGCCGACCAGCGCCACACCGAGAAACGCGATGATGAAACCGAGCACCCATGAGCCGGTCCAGACGCTGATGGCGTAACCGATGTAGCCGCCGAACAGATAGAGCGAACCATGCGCCAGATTGACGTTGCGCATCAGGCCGAAGATGAGCGTGAAGCCGCTGGCCACCAGGAAGTAAAGGCTGCCGAGCGTGACGCCGTTGAACAGGGCGTTGAGAAAGACGCGCTTCCTGCCGATCGCCTCTTCGAGTCCGGGTGGCCAGACGGCAAGGATCAGCCACAACAGCACCGCGACAGCGATCAGCAGTATCAGCGCCCACGCCGGATGGCGTTCGATGAATCTTGTCACGGTAGCAGCCCGGCCATCGCCATACCGTCCTCCCAGACGCCGCGGCCGTTTCGGCTCGCGTTTTGGGGCATCCTAATGGTGCCGCGGACCTTGCACTTGATTGTCAGTATCTTTTCGCGCCTGTTGCACTCAGGGGCGCAAGACTTTGGCGGCGCGGCGGTATTCAGTCGGCGCCATCCCGACATTGGCCGCGAAGAAGCGGGTGAAACCGCTCTGGGAGGAGAAGCCGAGATCGAAGCCGATATCGGCGATCGGCACTTCGGTCGCGACCAGGGCGTCCAGTGCCTGTTCCATGATCAGTGTATTGAGATAGAGGTTTGGCGTGACGCCGGTCTGGGTTCGGAACAGCCGGTAGAAGTGCGGGCGCGACAGCCCAGAGGCCCGCGCGATCGAATCCAGCTCGATCTCGGCGCCCGGGCTTTCGGACATCAGCTTGATGGATTTGCGGACGCGAAAGTCAGTGACGGCGGTGGCGGTCCGTGTCTCCTGCACCGGCTCGGGCGTCTGCCAGCTTTCGTCATAACAACTGTCGATCAACTGCCTGAGTTCGCAGTCGAGGCTGCTCAGCGAAGGCGCGCCGCACACCAGCGCGGCAGAGCGGCGAATATGCCTGTCGAGCGTGGCCGTACGCTTGAAGCAGGTGCGGCCAAACCGCAGGCTGTGGGCGCGGGCCGCATCGGGGGCGAACCATTCGGCGTTGACGTAAAGGACGAAGAAGATCGCCCCGTTCTCCGTGTCGGTCGGGACAAAATTGTGCGGTTCCCAAGGGTTGACGGCAACAATGGAGTCTTCCGCGAGCAGCCATCGCTCATCGCACACATCAATGCGCGCTGGCGTTCCACCGACATGAAATATCAGGTGCCCTTCGCGATGCGCGTGCATGTTGAAGGGGCGGTTCAACTGATAGACCGTCGCGCGACCGAACCGGCCGTGGAAGACGGCGAGAGCCTTGCTCATGCCTTCCCTCCCGCGGGATGTTCTTGTCTTTTCAATGAGCGTTCAACATCCGCCGCGAGAATGCAAGGGTAGATCACATCCTGCCGGGTCGCGCCCGGGCTCCGGCGTGACCGGGGCCCGTTCGCAAATGCGAAGAGGTCAGTACTTCTTGCACTCCGGAACCGTCCGGCTCGGCAGCCCGATCTTGGAGAAAACTGCCGGGTCGTAGCCGAGCGTCTGGTTCACGTTCGGAATGACCTTCACGACCTTGCTGAACAAGGCGCCCTTGCCGTCGTCCACCACCTCGGTGACGAAGTTGGTTCCGATAGCCTGGCGGTTGGAGTCGAGCTTGATCTTGCCATTGGGCGCGTCGAGCTCGATCTTGGCGAGGGCTTCCTTAAGCTTCGCCTGGTTGTTGCTGAGGTCGCCATTGACCTGACGCAGTCCGAGGATCAGCGCCATCGTCGAGTTGTAGTAGTTGGTGGCGAGCAGCGACGGGCTCGGGAACCGCTTGTTCGGTGGGAAGGCGTCCTGATACGCTTTCACGAACTTCTGCCAGCCTGGATCCTCCCAGGTGTCGGCCTGGCCACTCGCGGCGATGGTGCCGATGAGGGCATTTTTGGCATTGCCCTTGGCCGAAAGAATGGTCTGGTCGACCATGATCGAGCCGCCCATCAGACGGGCCTTGCCGCCAGCCTGCTGATACTGGTTTAGGAAATTGACGGCGTCGGCGCCGCCGAGGCCGAGATAGATCGCATCGACGTCGTCGGGAAGAGCAGCAATGACGGAGGCGAAGTCCTTGGTGCCGAGCGGCACCCATTGCCGGTTCGTGACCTGTCCGCCAGCACCGCAGAACTCGAGCACCAGCCCGAACACCTGCGTATAGATGAAGGAATAATCGTCCCCGACCGTCGCAATCTTGCGATAGCCTTTCGTATCATAGGCATACTTGCCCAACCCGACCTGCCATTGCGCGCCGTCCATGTTGTAGCGGAAGAAGTTCGGCGCCGGGTCGACGTAAGTGGTCTCCTGCGCGCCGGAAGCGGCATTGATGAAAGTCAGCTCGGGGCGCGTCTTGGCAAAGTTCTTCACCGCAATGCCTTCGTCACCGGACAGGGGTGAAAGCAGGATCTGGACCTTATCCTGTTCGATCAGCTTGCGTACGGCACGAACGGCGGAGTCGGGCGTCGCATCCGTGGAGGCGATGATGAATTCGATTTCCTTGTCGCCGACCTTCTTGCCGAGCGTGTTGATCGCGGTCTGGTGGCCGCGGATTCCGTCTTCGCCGAGCACCGTATAAGTGCCTTCGAGGGTCGCGGTGACGCCGACCCTGATTTTCTCTTGAGCTAAGGCGGCGCCGGAAAGCAACAGACTGCTCAGCGCGACCAGTCCCGCACAGCTTTTAAACATCGAACCCCTCCCTTGTATCGCCAGTTTTGGTATAGGTCGTTCCGAAATCGCCATGCCCTTCACAATGCATTTGCGACCGGGACCGCCGGGCGAAAGCTAGCCGATGACTGGGGCGGGGCGCGCAACTTCACCTGCCGCAACTTGACCGGTAGTCTCATTTTGCATGCTGCGCCGCGACGAAATTTGCGGCGAGTTCAGGCCGTGAGGCTGCGGACGGTGGAGATGTGGAGCGGTGGACTTTTTGCGGTCAAGAAGATTCATGCGGCTGGAAAGTCGCCGGTACACGGGTCACCTCGCATCAACCGCCGTTTTGGCTTGACCGCCGTCTGCAGTGTTTCTAGGTCCATCCGGATCCGTTCTTTCGCACCGGACCGGCAGGCGTCAGAAAGGCGCTCGGATGGTCCTGCACGCATGGAGAAGGTCCCGCCGTGGCATTTGAACTGTTCAATCTGGCCGGCAAACGAGCGCTCGTCACAGGATCGTCCCAGGGGATCGGCCTCGCCATCGCGCGAGGGCTCGCCGAGCATGGCGCCTCCGTGGTCCTGAATGGACGGGAGCGCAGCAAGCTCGAGGCCGCCGCCGCGAGCTTGACCGCAGCCGGGCACAACGTTGCGGTCGCCGGTTTCGATGTCACCCTCGCCGAGGATGTCCGCGAAGGTATTGCCACGATCGAGCGGACGAATGGCGCAATCGATATTCTCGTCAACAACGCCGGCATGCAGTTTCGCACGCCGCTTGAGGATTTTCCGGCGGAGAAGTGGGAGCAATTGCTCAGAACCAATGTCTCGAGCGCCTTCTACGTCGGCCAGGCTGTCGCGCGCTACATGATCCCGCGCGGCAAGGGCAAGATTATCAACATCGCGTCGGTCCAGAGCGAGTTGGCCCGGCCAGGCATTGCCCCGTACACCGCCACCAAGGGAGCGATCAAGAACCTCACCCGCGGCATGTGCGCCGATTGGGCCAAGCACGGACTGCAGATCAATGCCATCGCGCCGGGTTACTTCAAGACCCCGCTCAATCAAGCGCTGGTCGACGATCCCGAATTTTCAGCGTGGCTGGAAAAGCGGACGCCGACCTCGCGCTGGGGTAATGTCGACGAACTGATCGGCGCCGCCGCCTTTCTGTCGGGAGATGCCTCATCTTTCGTCAACGGGCATACGCTCTACGTCGACGGCGGCATCACGACCTGTCTTTGATTATTGACGCGTCGTTTCACTTCTAGGGAGCAGCGTTTCGTTGCTGCTGTGTTGATTGCGCTCGCCGAGATATCACCTGCGAGCATCCCCGCGAAATGGCAGCGTCCGGCAATCAACGCCGGGCGCTGCGAGCGCAAGATAACGCTGCTCTTACTTCTTATAGGCGGCGATCACGGCTTCACCATCGGCGCCGGCCTTTTTTAGCCAATCGGCCGTCAACTGCTCGCCGATCTTCTCGAGGCCGGACTTCAGCGCCGGAGGCGGCGGCAGCACTTTCATTTTGTTGGCCTGAAGCTGTTCGAGATA
This genomic window contains:
- a CDS encoding branched-chain amino acid ABC transporter permease — its product is MTRFIERHPAWALILLIAVAVLLWLILAVWPPGLEEAIGRKRVFLNALFNGVTLGSLYFLVASGFTLIFGLMRNVNLAHGSLYLFGGYIGYAISVWTGSWVLGFIIAFLGVALVGIVLQIVVFRRMEGEDLRQTMVTIGLSIVFADLMLWVFGGDFYQIQTPSWLVGPIELPLVTAVKSSGEAVYLRYPMVRLVIFVAAVVIGIVMWLALNRTRVGMMVRAGVDDRDMLAATGVPIQLVFVAVFALGAGLAGIAGVVGGTFQSISPGEDTRFLLASLVVVIVGGMGSIPGAALGAVIIGLAEQLGSVYIPTYAIVVTFLIMVLVLALRPQGLLARR
- a CDS encoding SDR family oxidoreductase, which gives rise to MAFELFNLAGKRALVTGSSQGIGLAIARGLAEHGASVVLNGRERSKLEAAAASLTAAGHNVAVAGFDVTLAEDVREGIATIERTNGAIDILVNNAGMQFRTPLEDFPAEKWEQLLRTNVSSAFYVGQAVARYMIPRGKGKIINIASVQSELARPGIAPYTATKGAIKNLTRGMCADWAKHGLQINAIAPGYFKTPLNQALVDDPEFSAWLEKRTPTSRWGNVDELIGAAAFLSGDASSFVNGHTLYVDGGITTCL
- a CDS encoding ABC transporter substrate-binding protein, which produces MFKSCAGLVALSSLLLSGAALAQEKIRVGVTATLEGTYTVLGEDGIRGHQTAINTLGKKVGDKEIEFIIASTDATPDSAVRAVRKLIEQDKVQILLSPLSGDEGIAVKNFAKTRPELTFINAASGAQETTYVDPAPNFFRYNMDGAQWQVGLGKYAYDTKGYRKIATVGDDYSFIYTQVFGLVLEFCGAGGQVTNRQWVPLGTKDFASVIAALPDDVDAIYLGLGGADAVNFLNQYQQAGGKARLMGGSIMVDQTILSAKGNAKNALIGTIAASGQADTWEDPGWQKFVKAYQDAFPPNKRFPSPSLLATNYYNSTMALILGLRQVNGDLSNNQAKLKEALAKIELDAPNGKIKLDSNRQAIGTNFVTEVVDDGKGALFSKVVKVIPNVNQTLGYDPAVFSKIGLPSRTVPECKKY
- a CDS encoding AraC family transcriptional regulator, producing MSKALAVFHGRFGRATVYQLNRPFNMHAHREGHLIFHVGGTPARIDVCDERWLLAEDSIVAVNPWEPHNFVPTDTENGAIFFVLYVNAEWFAPDAARAHSLRFGRTCFKRTATLDRHIRRSAALVCGAPSLSSLDCELRQLIDSCYDESWQTPEPVQETRTATAVTDFRVRKSIKLMSESPGAEIELDSIARASGLSRPHFYRLFRTQTGVTPNLYLNTLIMEQALDALVATEVPIADIGFDLGFSSQSGFTRFFAANVGMAPTEYRRAAKVLRP